Proteins encoded by one window of Cellvibrio sp. KY-GH-1:
- a CDS encoding tetratricopeptide repeat protein, with protein MKKVVCCLSVVMILSGCASAPTKSPSAEQPVNHTQALVDQGYAYLKAGKLNRAVEEFDAAIKQCQTLTAGETQVYTARTPVESLTYMAMAAAANKPAEVFDTSCSDAFYLKGYASLDFGNIDEAESNLKKAVAMAPHNAMYLSELGHIYQVKRDWNNALAHFTEAESAAETYSPAQIKLAELCRAKRGSGFNLIELGRLDDAEKKFREALAYDSNDKGALNEIEYIKELRKGKSH; from the coding sequence ATGAAAAAAGTCGTCTGTTGTTTGTCTGTGGTAATGATTTTGTCTGGCTGTGCGTCCGCGCCAACCAAATCACCGAGTGCAGAACAACCGGTCAATCATACCCAAGCGCTTGTAGATCAGGGGTATGCCTATCTGAAGGCTGGCAAATTAAATCGTGCCGTTGAAGAGTTTGATGCGGCTATTAAACAGTGCCAAACATTAACGGCAGGTGAAACACAGGTTTATACAGCAAGAACTCCGGTTGAAAGTTTAACTTACATGGCTATGGCGGCTGCGGCAAATAAACCTGCGGAAGTATTCGATACCTCTTGCTCAGACGCTTTTTATTTAAAAGGTTATGCTTCTCTGGATTTTGGGAATATTGACGAGGCTGAATCAAATCTAAAGAAAGCCGTCGCTATGGCTCCCCATAATGCTATGTATCTTTCAGAGCTTGGGCACATCTATCAAGTCAAGCGCGATTGGAATAACGCGCTAGCGCATTTCACGGAAGCGGAGTCAGCAGCAGAAACCTATTCGCCAGCGCAAATTAAGTTGGCTGAACTTTGCCGCGCCAAGCGGGGTTCGGGCTTTAATCTAATTGAATTGGGTAGGCTAGATGACGCGGAGAAAAAATTCCGTGAGGCGCTTGCTTATGATTCCAACGATAAAGGGGCGTTAAATGAAATTGAGTACATCAAGGAGTTACGTAAAGGAAAGTCCCATTGA
- a CDS encoding DUF3617 domain-containing protein, producing MMKTTRVISLMALLVAVSSTPLQAADTLKVDMKAGLWEHRIKLIGGNNDLAAQTEQMQKAMEEVKKQMASLPPEQRKMMEEMMTQQGMKFSDQGVSMQNNKVQISKEGTIVKQCVTPAQIDKGYIPETGDECKPTITQVSKTKFKTTYTCTGAQQATGEGDIEFTSPTAYKGKSYFVTKTDGRSQRYDTEQTGSWLSSDCGDIKPEEY from the coding sequence ATGATGAAAACTACACGCGTAATCTCATTAATGGCCCTTCTTGTAGCCGTATCCTCTACCCCACTCCAGGCGGCCGACACACTCAAAGTCGATATGAAAGCAGGTCTCTGGGAACACCGCATTAAATTGATTGGCGGCAACAATGACCTTGCGGCGCAAACCGAGCAAATGCAAAAAGCCATGGAAGAAGTGAAAAAACAAATGGCCAGCCTGCCACCCGAGCAGCGCAAAATGATGGAAGAGATGATGACCCAACAGGGTATGAAATTTTCCGATCAAGGCGTAAGCATGCAAAATAATAAAGTTCAAATTTCAAAAGAGGGAACTATTGTTAAGCAATGCGTGACTCCAGCTCAGATTGACAAGGGCTATATTCCCGAGACAGGCGACGAGTGCAAACCTACCATTACCCAAGTCAGCAAAACCAAATTCAAAACCACCTATACCTGCACTGGAGCACAACAAGCGACTGGTGAGGGTGATATTGAATTCACCTCCCCCACGGCATACAAAGGAAAATCCTATTTTGTTACCAAAACAGACGGAAGATCCCAGCGGTACGACACTGAACAAACTGGTTCATGGTTATCAAGTGATTGTGGTGATATAAAACCAGAAGAGTATTGA
- a CDS encoding TonB-dependent receptor, translating to MSSTTKKSAQEKNAIFATTKKPFPVKPLALFVASVALSSTAVAQSANTGGTTAAQNPTIETQAVANSTAGSTSTATATTSAAKSAPLKLGVVTVHSRNRIEKLQDVPLSVSVVQGKELERLNATDINSLTQRLANISWNQGNQRTSSLAIRGIGKQGQTEAQDPAVGLIVDGVNYAYNALSSSFDFTDIETVEVARGPQGTLLGKNSSIGAINVTTKRPSFDSDFSYALTLGEWDTAQGRFAGGGAVVDDLLAWRGTLSVSKGQGDIKNAYNSDESISNKERVSGRVQFLLTPTEDFTARLAVDVQPRSGERTNGRTIYTPTPEKYSDGSANPNNSDASKRLIRRWFTQSPNYNYEDSYLWGGGENEYNTDGRRPLITGSNGATVDLNWKLDSHTITSITAYKDYHFNAVNDEGTPFDIQRNSGGFLNDYKQVSQELRLSSQQGGFVDYQTGFFYLDVNNVAEYQRVWGNDAGAWFASASQYATLDKDSAGRYLLINSLSGLDMAWNSPAGFQDINNESTALFAQANWNFTEKFVLTTGLRFTREERENRTATYIKDHGFGAELNPANAGEVNLGGFHSVNSATKISDTLTIPAGTLGRIVTNADGTKSLVTDNTNTQLTLADQLAAEYFGKAAGAAPGDAYNSLTAAQKAQVGAAKALRQSQIGVVFDEIDVEPYEKTLPSFVISPTYKFHENLTGYFSWQHGEKAGIAQATNGISNLVKEEKIDAFELGVKSLLLDNTLVFNLALFDMKINDYQQTSRVYDEYTTTLNRQADPTANDVYTNATANIPEVRARGIEIDSVYSGIPNTSIRFAGAITDAEYVEFTNSPQPSENGYTGAPQYQDVSGETLPGASKYSFNLGVDYRLPVWDGKEFHTSLNAQYASKFNSDNSLSSYGWIEGRTIVDFGIGLGNGNQTFDVNLVVKNLFDDDTPLTRTWNNYTPAHPRWIGVTFSGRF from the coding sequence ATGTCATCGACTACGAAAAAATCTGCGCAAGAAAAAAATGCTATTTTTGCAACAACCAAAAAACCATTTCCGGTAAAACCTTTGGCACTTTTTGTCGCATCTGTTGCCCTCTCATCAACAGCTGTTGCGCAATCAGCAAATACTGGCGGCACTACTGCTGCACAAAATCCAACTATCGAAACCCAAGCTGTTGCAAACAGCACAGCAGGATCAACCAGCACCGCAACGGCAACAACCAGCGCGGCTAAAAGCGCGCCGCTAAAATTGGGTGTAGTCACTGTACACAGCCGGAACCGGATTGAAAAACTGCAGGATGTTCCCCTTTCGGTTTCAGTTGTACAGGGCAAGGAACTGGAGCGATTGAATGCTACAGACATCAACTCGCTCACCCAGCGCCTTGCTAACATCTCCTGGAACCAGGGCAACCAGCGCACCAGCAGCCTGGCCATTCGCGGTATTGGTAAACAGGGCCAAACCGAAGCACAAGACCCAGCGGTAGGTTTAATTGTGGATGGGGTTAACTATGCGTATAACGCCTTATCATCCAGCTTTGACTTCACCGACATTGAAACCGTGGAAGTCGCGCGCGGCCCACAAGGCACCCTGTTGGGTAAGAACAGCAGTATCGGTGCAATTAACGTCACCACCAAACGTCCATCCTTTGATTCAGATTTTTCCTACGCTTTAACCCTGGGAGAATGGGACACAGCGCAAGGTCGCTTTGCCGGTGGCGGCGCCGTGGTTGATGATTTGCTCGCCTGGCGCGGCACACTCAGCGTTAGCAAAGGCCAGGGTGATATTAAAAATGCTTACAACAGCGATGAAAGTATTTCCAACAAAGAGCGCGTGTCTGGCCGTGTACAATTTTTATTAACGCCCACGGAAGATTTCACCGCACGCCTCGCGGTGGATGTGCAACCGCGCTCGGGTGAGCGCACCAATGGCCGCACTATTTACACACCAACACCGGAAAAATATTCCGATGGCAGCGCAAACCCGAATAACTCGGATGCGAGCAAACGTTTGATTCGCCGCTGGTTTACCCAAAGCCCCAATTACAATTATGAAGATTCCTATCTCTGGGGAGGTGGCGAAAACGAATACAACACCGATGGTCGTCGCCCGTTAATTACCGGCAGCAATGGCGCAACGGTTGATTTAAATTGGAAGCTGGATAGCCACACCATTACCTCCATTACCGCCTACAAGGATTACCACTTCAACGCAGTAAACGATGAAGGTACGCCCTTCGATATCCAGCGCAATTCCGGTGGCTTTTTGAACGATTACAAACAAGTCAGCCAGGAACTGCGTTTGAGTTCGCAGCAAGGCGGCTTCGTTGATTATCAAACCGGCTTCTTTTATCTGGATGTGAACAACGTTGCTGAATACCAACGCGTGTGGGGGAATGACGCCGGTGCATGGTTTGCCAGCGCCTCGCAATACGCAACACTCGATAAAGATTCTGCTGGTCGCTACTTGTTAATTAATTCGCTGTCAGGTTTGGATATGGCCTGGAACAGCCCCGCGGGTTTCCAGGATATTAACAACGAAAGTACTGCACTCTTTGCACAGGCCAACTGGAATTTCACTGAAAAATTTGTGTTAACCACGGGTTTGCGTTTTACCCGCGAAGAGCGTGAAAACCGCACTGCAACCTACATTAAAGATCACGGCTTTGGTGCTGAATTAAATCCAGCGAATGCGGGCGAAGTGAACCTGGGTGGCTTCCACTCAGTGAATAGTGCCACCAAAATTAGCGATACACTCACCATTCCCGCAGGTACATTGGGCCGCATAGTGACCAATGCCGATGGTACTAAATCATTAGTGACTGATAACACCAACACACAACTCACACTGGCTGACCAACTCGCCGCCGAATATTTTGGTAAGGCAGCAGGCGCCGCACCGGGCGATGCCTACAACAGTCTGACCGCCGCGCAGAAAGCACAAGTCGGTGCAGCCAAGGCATTGCGTCAATCGCAAATCGGGGTGGTGTTTGATGAAATTGATGTAGAGCCTTACGAAAAAACCTTGCCATCATTTGTTATCAGCCCCACTTACAAGTTCCATGAAAACCTGACCGGTTATTTCTCCTGGCAACACGGTGAGAAAGCGGGTATCGCGCAAGCAACCAACGGTATTTCCAACCTGGTGAAAGAAGAAAAAATCGATGCTTTTGAATTGGGCGTGAAATCTTTATTGCTGGACAACACCCTGGTATTTAACCTGGCACTGTTTGATATGAAGATTAACGATTATCAACAAACCAGTCGCGTTTACGACGAATACACCACCACCCTGAATCGCCAGGCGGACCCAACGGCTAACGATGTTTACACCAATGCCACCGCGAATATTCCGGAAGTACGCGCGCGCGGTATTGAAATTGATAGCGTCTATTCAGGTATCCCCAACACCTCCATCCGTTTTGCCGGTGCGATTACCGATGCGGAATACGTGGAGTTCACCAACTCACCGCAACCATCTGAAAATGGTTATACCGGTGCACCGCAATATCAGGATGTTAGCGGAGAGACGCTACCCGGCGCATCAAAATATTCGTTCAATTTAGGCGTGGACTACCGTTTGCCGGTGTGGGATGGCAAAGAATTCCACACCAGTTTAAATGCGCAATACGCGAGCAAATTCAACTCGGATAACTCACTGTCATCCTACGGTTGGATTGAAGGCCGCACCATTGTGGATTTTGGTATTGGCCTGGGCAACGGCAACCAAACCTTCGATGTAAACCTGGTAGTAAAAAACCTGTTTGATGATGACACCCCATTAACCCGCACCTGGAACAACTACACCCCGGCACATCCACGCTGGATAGGTGTGACCTTTAGTGGGCGGTTTTAA